The DNA region TGCATTCTATATTCCTGAGGCCGTAAAAATACAATGTCTGCGGAATGTAGATATGTACGATAACTGCTAAACAGCACTAGTGGTGCCACGAGCAGCAACGTAATCCAGCGAATCGGAAATCCTGCCGGAATATGTTGTACAAACGATGTATACCAGGCGGAGAACGCAATGACGAGAAATAAAAAGACCATGGCTACACCGCTCTGAATCACATAACCCAGATAAGGGAGAATTCCATTCCAGAATCCCGTGCGTCTTTGCTTCCATAGCTGCTTCAGATCCATGCTTAATCCCTGCCCTGTACAAGGGAATAGAACATGTGCTCCAACGTGGCATTCGATTCCCCGAATTGAAGACGCAGCTCATTCAGCGTTCCCTGTGCAATGACCTGCCCGCGATGCAGAACAATAAAACGGTCACAGTAATTTTCAATCGTGGACAGAATATGTGAACTCAGCAGAATGGAAGATCCCGAAGCCTTCATTTCGAGCATAAAATCTAGCAGTGAGCGAATGCCCAACGGGTCAAGACCCAGGAAAGGCTCATCAATGATGTACAGTGGCGGACCCGCCACGAAGGCACACATAATCATGACTTTTTGCCGCATACCCTTGGACAGATGGGTCGACAGACTTGTACTCTTCTCATTCATGCGGAACAAGTCCAGCAGCTTCTCTGTGCGCTTTTTGAAATCTGCCTCCGAAACCCCATACGCTCTGGCCGTAAACTCTAGATGCTCCATCACCGTCATCTCGTCATATAGCTCGGGAGATTCCGGTACAAAAGCCATGGCGGATTGATATACCTGCGGATCTTCATCCCGCTTCTTGCCCATAACCCGTACTTCGCCCTGCTGAGGGGTCATCAAGCCTAGAATATGCTTCATCGTGGTACTTTTGCCTGCACCGTTTAATCCGATCAGTCCGACCATCTCTCCGCGTCCAACTTCCAGATTGATGCCGTGGAGGACCGGCCGCTTGGCACTGTATCCTCCGCTTAGCCCGTTGATTTGCAATACGGGTGGTTGAACGTTATCCATCTACCCCTGCACCTCTTTCGTCAGGTTTTATTCTTCAGAGCGTGGCTCTTTGCCTTTGCTCCATTTGGGAGCGCCCTTGTTCTTGCGATCCTGGTCCCGTTCCGTTCTGCCTGCATTGCCAGCTGGCTTGCCGCCCGCCGGGCGTTGATTCGAAACAGCGGCTCTGGCGCCGCCATTGCGGCTGGCCTGACCAGGTTTACGATCCCGGGACTGCCCTGGTTTTCTGGAGAAAGAATGCCCTTCAGGCCGCGTATCCGGACGCGGATCAGCCTCCAGCACTTTACCCCCGAACAATACACGTTCCGGCAATTCGATTCCAAGCTCCCGCGCAAACTTGCGCATAATGAAAATTTGCGTTTCATCCACAATCGACAACACGATACCGCTGCGACCCATGCGACCTGTTCTGCCTGCGCGGTGGACATAGTGTTCCGAATCAAATGCAGGGTCATAGTTAATAACCATCGGCAAACCTTCAATATCCAGTCCTCTGGCTGCAACCTCGCTCGCGATCAACAGTTGCAGTTTGCCATTGCGGAAAGCGGATAGCACATTGCTGCGGGTCACCTTGTCAGCATCTCCATACAGCGCAGCTGCGGAGAAGCCAAGATGATTCATTTTCGCTTCAACCTCGCCAATATCCTCGGTAGCATTCACAAAGACAATGGCGCGATCGGGGTTATACTGTCTGACCAGACGACGCAGCATATCGATTTTGTTACGGTTTTCTTCCACAAAATAAAAATGCTCAAGTCCCGCCGCGGTTGCCCGGTCGGGTTCAATTCCGATCTGTACCGGCTCTTTCATCTCCCGCTTCGCGAGTCCAGCGGTATGTTCATCAATTGTGGCCGACAGGAAAATCAGCTGACGGTCGCGCAGCGCACTGCGCAATACAAAGTCCACATCGCTCACACCGCCGAGTTGGAACACCTGGTCTGCTTCATCAATAACGATCGTGGAGACGTTATGCATTTTCAACTTTTTCAGCGTGATCAATTCCTTCAGTCGCCCTGGCGTTCCCACAACCAGTTCCGGATGTTCACGAAGTTTCTCGACCTGACGTTTTACCGCTGCGCCGCCAATTAGACCAAGCACACCGATTTTCCGTTCTTCTCCATACCGTTGTGCCTCACGTACAATCTGCATTGCCAGCTCTTGTGTAGGCGCTATGATGAGCTTCTGTGTCCCTTTCACGTCACTCTTGATCGATTGCAGCAGTGGCAGCAAATAGGCGAGTGTCTTGCCTGTTCCCGTCTGAGATTTTGAAACCACGTCGCGGCCTTCCAAAATAACCGGGATCGTCTGTGCCTGTACCGGTGAAGGTTCGTTGATGCCATGTTTGGCGAGTAAAGCCTCAAGATCCTGTTCTACGCCAATTGAAGCAAATGTTTGATTCGTCATGTATGTCCATCCTTTAAATTTATTCGTTATGACGCTATATACATTCAACTAATAAATATTTACACTAACACTCCGATGACAGAACAACCTTCCGATCGCTGTTATCCCCAGATTTTTTTGACTCATTTTTGAAAATGGGAAATTCGGGGATAGCGTATGCTTCCGATGCAGCTTTCTTTCAGAAAGCTTTTAGCTTCGCTTCTTCAGGTTATTTCTGTCCTCTCCGTTATCGTGTAAATGTTTAGTTAAACATATATAGCTCTGCTTGTACTGATAAAATCGAAGCCTGTCATCACATTACCTTTCATTATATGCGAAAAAAGCCTGTGGACCAAATCTTATTCAGGAAACGTCTTTTCGCACGCAAAAAAAAGAAAAGCCCCTCGGCGGAGCCTTTCTTTCATCCGGTATATGATGCCCATTGTTGCATCTTACTTCTGATTCATTACACCGTGCGACAACTTGTCAGCGAGACGCGGAAATAGTTGATACAGCCACACTCCAGCCGAAGCCAGTCTGGGCAGATTCACTTCTTCCTTGCGCTTCTTCATCGCCCGGATCATATGCCCCGCCACCTCTTCCGGCTTCAGCATCATCCAGCGTACATTATTCACATAGTTGCCAGAGGGATCCGCCCGATGAAAAAACGGCGTATCGATGGGTCCGGGGTTAATGGTCGTTACCGTGACTCCGGTCTTGCGCAGCTCCTGGCGCAGGGCATTGCTGAAACCTAATACGGCATGTTTGGTCGCCGTGTATGAAGCGGATTTGGCAGTTCCGATTTTGCCAGCCATGGAAGCCACGTTTACGATTTGTCCCCTGCCACGTTCCAACATCTGTGGCAACACAGCCTTCGTGCAGCGAACAACACCCATGTAATTGACGTCCATCATCTCATCGAATTCCTGCACAGACATATCCGTCATGGTCGCAAACTTGCCGTAGCCCGCATTATTCAGCAGAATATCGATTCGTCCGTACTTTTGCAACATCGCATTCATGGCTGCCTGAACCTGCTCGTCATTCGTGACATCCAACGTAAGCAGTTCATGCTGCCCTTTCAGCGAGGCACCAATCTCTTCCAGCTTGTCCCGCGAACGGGCAGCGAGAATCGGAATGGCTCCTTCTTCGATCAACAGCTGCGCACAGAGCGCACCGATGCCGCTCGACGCACCTGTGATAAAAACAATCTGATCTTTCAGCATACCCGATATCCTCCCGTATTGAACACACATATTGCCTCATGAGGCACATGGTTCTATTCTACGAGATCATCACCTGAATATCCATCTCCCCGATGCCATCCATCAACAAGGGAATGCTTAGTGCCTTCGTTGCACTAAATGAAGTCAGATATTCAGAATTCATCACTTGCGGAGGTGTGATATCTACGACAACACCCTGGTTAGACAAAATGGTACTTGCATTACCGCTAATCATGTTACCAAGTTCCGAAATAGCACTTTTACTCATCTCATCCATTTCTGTAATGACAAAGCCGCCCATCATGGCAGAAACAATTTTCAATGCAACCGACTCTTGTATTCCAAACACGATATTTCCGCTCAGTTGTCCGGTCATTCCGATAACGATCCAGACATGGTCTGCAATGTACTCTACATTTTTCACGCCAAGACTCCCGGTGGAAGGCGAAACCTGGATGAGCTGTTCGAATACGTTCCGTGCCGATTCCAGGAAAGGATTAATCACTTCCGCTTTCACTGTCTAATGTCCCCCTTACACTGGGTTATTGGTCACACACCAAAAGTCCCATATTCAATAAATTTATTATACTTTATCACGTACAAGAATTCATCAAGAATTCAACAAGATAGGTGTACTATAATTTATCGTCATCCACGGAGTAAATGTTTATAGCTGATTCTATCGAAAAAACGGAGCTTTTCGCATCTGCTGCATGAAGAATTCCCATCGAGATGCATGGCAAAAGGCATTTAGGACTTTTTTACTGTTTTTTCGCATATATTATTTTTTTCAATTTCTCGAAATTAAATTAATTTCTCGGTCTAATGGACCTCCCCAAATCTCTAATGTGCCATTCATTGCCCTGTTGTCCTGAATCACCTATAATTTAAGGAACAAAAACAATGACCAGTTACGGGATTCCATACTTTGACTGACAGAAGACATTTTGCCCGCAAGGAGGCCATACATGAATATCAGCCAATTGGAGACGCTGATTACGATCTCAAAAACGATGAGTTTCCGCAAAGCGGGAGAACTTCTGAACCTGACCCAGCCTGCTGTCTCAGCCCAGATCAAAAGTCTGGAGGATGAATTCAGCACTGTGCTGGTAGATCGCAACCAGCCCGTCACTCTCACCGATCGTGGACAGGTGTTTCTGGAACATGCCGAACGCATGCTGGACATCGTAGGTGAACTGAAACAAAAGCTTCTGGATCTCGATGAGACCCCTCAAGGGCATATCAGACTCGGTACAACCACATCCATTGCCATTCAGATTTTGCCACGGGTCTTGTCCTACTTCCAGGATCAATTCCCTCAGATCAAAACCAGTATCCAGTCCCTGCCCTCTTCACAGATTTATACCCAGGTCGAGAATGGTCTGGTCGACATTGGAATCGGTTATCTCACAGAGCGCAATCCAAACCTGAATACATCCGTGTTGTACTACGATACGTTCGAACTTGTGGTCTCCCCTTCCCATCCACTGGCGAAGCAAAAGCATGCTGCGGTGGATGTGCTGCGCAGCACCCCTCTGATTTTGCTCTCCCCGGATACAGTGGGACGGCGCTTTACGGAAGGTATTTTCAAGAAACATGACATCGAGCCCAATATCGTCATGGAGTTATCGAGCAGTGAAGAAGTAAAGCGGATGGTTGAGATCAATCTCGGAGCGGCCGTCATATCCAAACAATCCGTTGCGCATGAGTTGCGGCAAGGCACACTTCGCATGATTCCACTCAGTGAACTCGAAGTCAGTCACCCTGTCGGGGTCATTTACAAATCAAGTCGATATCTCAACTCGGCAATGCAGCAATTCCTTAGCGATCTCAAAGGCATGCCGGAAACACAGTTCATCAGTTCAGAATGATACATGAGCGATAAGAAAGGAAGGATATCCATATGAAATTCGATCTCCACACACATCATTTCCGCTGTGGTCATGCAGACGGCAATATTCGGGACTATATCGAAGCAGGGATTGAAGCAGGACTTCAGGCCATTGGTATCTCGGATCATACACCTTACTTTGGCCGTGACGAAGAGCAGGCTTTCCCCCGGATTGCGATGGGCAAGTCAGAATTGCATCATTACGTGGAAGAAGTATTGGCTTTGAAGGAACAATATGCGGGTAAAATTGACGTGCTGCTTGGCATCGAATCCGATTATTTCCCTGTCCATGCCGAATTGTATCGCAGTACACTGGGGCAATATCCTTTTGACTATATTATTGGTTCAGTTCATCATACGGAAGATGTCAGCATATTCAACAAATCCCGCTGGAATGGATTAAGTGATGCACGTAAGGTTGAAGTGAAAGAGCGTTACTATGCATTGATCCGGCAATCAGCCCAAAGCGGCATGTTCCAGATCCTCGGACATATTGATGCGATGAAAGGAAACTACCCTCCCTTCTCCGAGATTATCGCGGATCAAGCCATAGATGAAACATTGCAGGTCATTGCAGAATCAAACGTGGCTATCGAAATTAACACTTCGGGCAAAACCAAGCTCAGTGGTGGCTGGTATCCGTCCGATGCCATCCTGGAGCGTGCACATCATTACGGTGTGAAGGTGACCTTCGGATCGGATGCACACAAACCGCAGCGTGTTGCTGATGAACTGGATGACGTTCGTACACGTCTGCAAGAAATCGGTTTTACGGAATGGGTATATTTCAAACAAAAACAAATGCAGATTGTTCCGTTTTAAACATAGAGCATCACAATAGCCCTCATGGCGTAAAAAAACGCTGTGGGGGTTTTGGTTTGTATCCTAATAAAAAAGATATTATATAAGTTCAACTAAATATTTACACGATAACGGAGAGGACAGAACTAACTTGAAGAAGCGAAGCTAAATGCTTTCTGAAAGAAAGCTGCATCGGAAGCATACGCTATCCCCGGATTTCCACTTTTCAAAAAGGATTCAATAAAATGGGGATAACAGCGATCGGAAAGTAGTTCTGTCATCGGAGTGTTGGCGTAGAAATTCCATAGTTAAACTTATATAGACAAAAAAAATGAACCCGCTAAGCGCGGGTCCCAACAGCATAATCTATTTATCAAAAAGGGGGTCATGAGATAAGTTTACCCGCTGTCTGTTAGAGTTCAATTGCAGCTATATTTCAATTGTGTAACAAATGAATCACTGAGTTATGAAATGGATTCAAATGATTGAAGTTCGATTCAAATCTCTTCAGATGCTCTATTCTATGTTACTCGTGCTTGTCGGATACCAATGTTTGAAGACGCCTCTCCTGAAGGGAGCCACTAAACTGTTCACGGTCCAGACTATACACCTTAACATCCAACAGGGTATCCGACGTCTCACCATCCTCATGATTCAAAACAAACGAGGGCAGGGTTCGTTCATGGCACATGCCGCATTTGATAAGTACTCGTTCGGAAGACACGTTTACCTCGTAACAGCGGGCTTCCACTTTCCGAAGACTGAGCTCGCTAAAACCAAAACGAATCAATCGATGTACCGCTTCAGTCGCAACGCCTTTACCCCAACAGGATCTGTCCAGAATGTAGCCGATCTGTGCAGTACCATTCTGATCGTTCCAATGCTGGAAAGAAGTAATACCCATAATCTGTTCACTTCCTTTCCAGCAAATGCCGTAATGCAATGAATCCAGTTTGGCACTGCTGCTGCGAATCTGATTCAATAGTCGCCGAGCCCGGATTAGTGTTGGCTGACTCCCCCTGTTAACATAACGAATGACCTGCGGATCTGAAAATAGTTCCGATAACGTGCTGTAATCACTCTGACGTAATGGTCGAAGAACAAGGCGCTCTGTCCATAAAACAGGCAATCCTTGGCCCAGCATTTTTCGGGTCAGCATGACAATCGCTCCTTTTGCTTAACGGGTTCTACTCCGGTAAGACAAGCATGCTCTAAGGGTGATCCGGCGTAAATAGAATACATGGATAGATACTGAAACATCGATTACACTTGGCAATACCTCGATCTGC from Paenibacillus sp. JNUCC-31 includes:
- a CDS encoding chemotaxis protein CheX, whose translation is MKAEVINPFLESARNVFEQLIQVSPSTGSLGVKNVEYIADHVWIVIGMTGQLSGNIVFGIQESVALKIVSAMMGGFVITEMDEMSKSAISELGNMISGNASTILSNQGVVVDITPPQVMNSEYLTSFSATKALSIPLLMDGIGEMDIQVMIS
- a CDS encoding histidinol-phosphatase; the protein is MKFDLHTHHFRCGHADGNIRDYIEAGIEAGLQAIGISDHTPYFGRDEEQAFPRIAMGKSELHHYVEEVLALKEQYAGKIDVLLGIESDYFPVHAELYRSTLGQYPFDYIIGSVHHTEDVSIFNKSRWNGLSDARKVEVKERYYALIRQSAQSGMFQILGHIDAMKGNYPPFSEIIADQAIDETLQVIAESNVAIEINTSGKTKLSGGWYPSDAILERAHHYGVKVTFGSDAHKPQRVADELDDVRTRLQEIGFTEWVYFKQKQMQIVPF
- a CDS encoding DEAD/DEAH box helicase, with amino-acid sequence MTNQTFASIGVEQDLEALLAKHGINEPSPVQAQTIPVILEGRDVVSKSQTGTGKTLAYLLPLLQSIKSDVKGTQKLIIAPTQELAMQIVREAQRYGEERKIGVLGLIGGAAVKRQVEKLREHPELVVGTPGRLKELITLKKLKMHNVSTIVIDEADQVFQLGGVSDVDFVLRSALRDRQLIFLSATIDEHTAGLAKREMKEPVQIGIEPDRATAAGLEHFYFVEENRNKIDMLRRLVRQYNPDRAIVFVNATEDIGEVEAKMNHLGFSAAALYGDADKVTRSNVLSAFRNGKLQLLIASEVAARGLDIEGLPMVINYDPAFDSEHYVHRAGRTGRMGRSGIVLSIVDETQIFIMRKFARELGIELPERVLFGGKVLEADPRPDTRPEGHSFSRKPGQSRDRKPGQASRNGGARAAVSNQRPAGGKPAGNAGRTERDQDRKNKGAPKWSKGKEPRSEE
- a CDS encoding GNAT family N-acetyltransferase, which translates into the protein MLTRKMLGQGLPVLWTERLVLRPLRQSDYSTLSELFSDPQVIRYVNRGSQPTLIRARRLLNQIRSSSAKLDSLHYGICWKGSEQIMGITSFQHWNDQNGTAQIGYILDRSCWGKGVATEAVHRLIRFGFSELSLRKVEARCYEVNVSSERVLIKCGMCHERTLPSFVLNHEDGETSDTLLDVKVYSLDREQFSGSLQERRLQTLVSDKHE
- a CDS encoding LysR family transcriptional regulator; translated protein: MNISQLETLITISKTMSFRKAGELLNLTQPAVSAQIKSLEDEFSTVLVDRNQPVTLTDRGQVFLEHAERMLDIVGELKQKLLDLDETPQGHIRLGTTTSIAIQILPRVLSYFQDQFPQIKTSIQSLPSSQIYTQVENGLVDIGIGYLTERNPNLNTSVLYYDTFELVVSPSHPLAKQKHAAVDVLRSTPLILLSPDTVGRRFTEGIFKKHDIEPNIVMELSSSEEVKRMVEINLGAAVISKQSVAHELRQGTLRMIPLSELEVSHPVGVIYKSSRYLNSAMQQFLSDLKGMPETQFISSE
- a CDS encoding ABC transporter ATP-binding protein produces the protein MDNVQPPVLQINGLSGGYSAKRPVLHGINLEVGRGEMVGLIGLNGAGKSTTMKHILGLMTPQQGEVRVMGKKRDEDPQVYQSAMAFVPESPELYDEMTVMEHLEFTARAYGVSEADFKKRTEKLLDLFRMNEKSTSLSTHLSKGMRQKVMIMCAFVAGPPLYIIDEPFLGLDPLGIRSLLDFMLEMKASGSSILLSSHILSTIENYCDRFIVLHRGQVIAQGTLNELRLQFGESNATLEHMFYSLVQGRD
- a CDS encoding SDR family NAD(P)-dependent oxidoreductase, coding for MLKDQIVFITGASSGIGALCAQLLIEEGAIPILAARSRDKLEEIGASLKGQHELLTLDVTNDEQVQAAMNAMLQKYGRIDILLNNAGYGKFATMTDMSVQEFDEMMDVNYMGVVRCTKAVLPQMLERGRGQIVNVASMAGKIGTAKSASYTATKHAVLGFSNALRQELRKTGVTVTTINPGPIDTPFFHRADPSGNYVNNVRWMMLKPEEVAGHMIRAMKKRKEEVNLPRLASAGVWLYQLFPRLADKLSHGVMNQK